A window of Pecten maximus chromosome 12, xPecMax1.1, whole genome shotgun sequence genomic DNA:
GATACTAAAACACTCGATACTCAGATTCTCGGAAACAATCGATATCTAGACACAGAAACAATCGATATCTAGACACAGAAACAACCGATATTGAGACACTTAAACACCCGATACTCAGATTCTCGGAAACATGCAATACTCAGACACGAAAATACCCGATACTCAGATTCTCGGAAACATGCAATACTCAGACACGAAAACACCCGATACTCAGATTCTCGGAAACATGTGATACTCAGATTCATGAAAGTATTTGGATACGGCAAAATAAGTAGACAGTGTAGGGCGGATACTTGCCTTCAAACATTAACGCCCTAGTTCTCTGATGAAATAGGATAAGTAAattgtatacagtgtatgtgtgatTAATTAGTCTCTTATTAAGCAAAACGATCGTACCTTACACACTCACTCATCCTCCTACTTCAGCAGGAATCGGATGTTTTTAAACCAACATCACTCACATTCCATCAGctatccccctccccctccccgaaactaaaccacacacacacactcgcCCTTTTTCCACTCTTCCCCTCAACCCCAACCTTCCCAACCCCGCCTCCATTAACCCCAATCCTTTTACAACCACTCCCAACCACCCCTCCCTCCAAaccacccctcccctccccctctccCCCAACTACCCCTACCCACCCCAACCACCCCTCCCCCCAACCACCCCTCCACCCCTCCCCCCAACTACCCCTCCCCCCAACCACCCCACACCCATTCCGATGAGAGTATCGTTAACCATACCACCGACCTCATCTAAACCATGCGTTTCACTAGATTctattgtgtttatttttaattatttgtaatCCGCCTGCAAGAAAAGAAATGTTCCTACGAAAATTTTCATCGTAAATATCATGGTGAcattaattttatgttttaagtCAATTCAATAAGTCCCTAAACATGTAATAGCGTAATAAATGTGATTTATAACAAAACCTGATATCAATGTAATAAATCAGCTGATATGaattgaaaatgataataatgacaaacaaacatatgttttactgtaataaagTACACGATTATACAATGCGCTGGTTTGTGTGTTTATAAGGGATGCTTTAATGCGTATGAGAATTGAGTTACAAAACGATTGTGGATAAACGATCAGAGACCAACTCATACACCAATATCCGGAATGTTATAGTGATCGGGATTGTTTTAACATCTGTGTAAGCTAACCTTGAAGGAACGCAAATACTGGCCAGGAGAAGTCCGACCTAGTACAAGAGTTCGGCATTTAACACAATCCGGTGTATAGAGAATACAAACATTTGTACGCATACACGAGCTCAGTCTCTGTTTAGAACATTGGAGCATCGTCCTATAAAATTTTCCTAATCCACAGTCGCTCTACTTTCAAAGAGTTTGACGGGAGATTATTGTAGATAGAAGCcgtattatataacttattttaTAGTAGGactttcaaaatccaagataactaaaaggaaacattttatttttagctTTTTGTGACTAAGTGCGGTGTTCTTGGCTATCATAAGACATGTTGATTCTGAGGCCGTGTAGAGTTGGTTTCTCTCCGGCAAACAGTTTCTTATCCTACCCCAAGCAACGATGCTATCTTTCGCCCTGTGAAACGTCGACGCTGATTGGATGACAGGAAGCGAGGAGTTTTCTCTCTCCGGAAAACTTTTACGAAGATGTATGATATACTACAAATCAAAACGATGCGACATCTTTAATCATACTGCTCTCAGATTTGCAGCCTTATCGTATCCAGACGCTCTCGCCGCACGAGCAGCACACCGGAATACCTGAAAGGATTTTTCGTAAAGTGTTGATAATTGAATTTCGAAATGGCGGATGCTGTAAGGCCTGATTTACCTGAAGGTTACCTGGGTGCCCAAGGGTCGTTTGGGGAGCTTGGTCTGAGCGTCTCAAGCCATTGTGACCCTTGCATCACCGCAAGGGAAAATAGCCTGGAGATTACATTCAAGACCACAAAGGCGGTCAAGTTTACTCACCAGCTGATCAATTGTGCCACTGAGAAGGAGAACAATGAATACGTTTTCACCCACACCAAAAACAATAACGTGGTATTTGTAATTCAGCTCCCAGAAATGGGCTACTACAAGCTCCAGCTTTTTGCCCTTCCGGTTGCAGACGTGAGCAAGTCCCTTCCCAATGTCTTCAATTATTTGATCCACTGTACACGGGCAATGCAACCCGTGTACCCGTACCCCAAACAGTATGCCCAATGGAAGGAAGGATGCTTCCTCACCAAGCCCCTAATCCTTCACACCGACGCAAAGCTAACAAATATCGCATGGAGCGTTGACGTCCCGCACGCGAAGGGTGTGGCCGTGGTAGCTGATGGGGAGTGGTACCATTTTGAAAATCGCGGGGGACCGGTTTGGGAGGCGACATTTAGCCTGGATCAACTCAGGGGGAAAAACGCCAAGATCACCTTAAACGCTAACCTTTCAGATGACGAGACGAAGTACTGTACGTTATTGGAATATAAGCTATAGAGTGACTCTACGGAAGGTGATAAAGGACTCGGGACATTATAACGAAGGAGACCTAGGACAGTATGATAGATTATAAGGACCTATGTGTGTGATATACAATGAGGTCTTGGATAGTTTGTCTAGGAACTATATGTATACTTTTTTAAGCAAGTGTTGCTGGCTTTGCAGAAAAACATGCCGTTCATTATTTATGACTGATACAACGGACGAGAGGGTTCACAATTTACGGTGAGTGTGAATATAAATGTTGGTTAATTTGAACCGTAAATTATTCATAGTGTCGCAATTTCAATTGCTACAGAGCCTCAATATACACTTTAACGCATATTTTCCTTTGCTGTCAAATTGTTTTAACTTTAGACGCTTGTCTCTTTGTATTGTCCAATCACTTTATAATGACAATGTTTTCCCGAGTAGAAAGTTCCAGTATGATAAGGTTTTCCAGTAGAATGGTAAGAATACTAGTATAGCAAGCTTTAACTTATAatgatgacagtataacaatgtttaactgtataatggtggcagtataagAAGGTTTTAAAGGATGATGATGGCGGCGTAACATTGTATTTGTACAatgatgacagtataacaaggtttactgtacaatgatgacagtataacaaggtttactgtacaatgatgacagtatattgtataacaatgtttaactgtataatggtggcagtataacaaggttttactgtacaatggtgacagtttaacaaggttttactgtacaatggtgacagtataacaaggttttactgtacaatggtggcagtataacaaggttttactgtacaatggtggcagtttaacaaggttttactgtataatggtgacagtataacaaggttttactgtataatggtgacagtataacaaggttttactgtatgatgatggcagtataacaaggttttactgtataagggtggcagtataacaaggttttactgtacaatggtggcagtattacaaggttttattgtataatggtgacagtataacaaggttttactgtatatgatggcagtataacaaggttttactgtataatggtggcaatataacaaggttttactgtataatggtgacagtataacaaggttttactgtataatggtgacagtataacaaggttttactgtagaatggtggcagtataacaaggttttactgtataatggtgacagtataacaaggttttactgtataatggtgacagtataacaaggttttactgtataatgatggcagtataacaaggttttactgtataatggtggcaatataacaaggttttactgtagaatgGTAAGAATACTAGTATAGCAAGCTTTAACTTATAatgatgacagtataacaatgtttaactgtataatggtggcagtataagAAGGTTTTAAAGGATGATGATGGCGGCGTAACATTGTATTTGTACAatgatgacagtataacaaggtttactgtacaatgatgacagtacattgtataacaatgtttaactgtataatggtggcagtataacaaggttttactgtacaatggtggcagtataacaaggttttaatgtacaatggtggcagtataacaaggttttactgtacaataatgacagtataacaatgttttactgtacaatggtgtcagtttaacaaggttttactgtacaatgatgacagtataacaaggttttactgtacaatgctgacagtataacaaaattttactgtagaatggtggcagtataacaaggttttactgtataatggtgacagtataacaaggttttactgtataatggtgacagtataacaatgttttactgtacaatggtggcagtataacaaggttttactgtaaaatggtggcagtataacaaggctTTACTTTACAATGCTGAcggtataacaaggttttactgtataatggtggcagtataacaaggttttactgtacaatggtggcagtataacgaggttttactgtataatggtggcagtataacaaggttttactgtacaatggtggcagtataacaaggttttactgtagaatggtggcagtataacaaggttttactgtacaatggtggcagtataacaaggttttaatgtacaatggtggcagtataacaaggttttactgtacaataatgacagtataacaatgttttactgtacaatggtgtcagtttaacaaggttttactgtacaatgatgacagtataacaaggttttactgtacaatgctgacagtataacaaaattttactgtagaatggtggcagtataacaaggttttactgtataatggtgacagtataacaaggttttactgtataatggtgacagtataacaatgttttactgtacaatggtggcagtataacaaggttttactgtaaaatggtggcagtataacaaggctTTACTTTACAATGCTGAcggtataacaaggttttactgtataatggtggcagtataacaaggttttactgtacaatggtggcagtataacgaggttttactgtataatggtggcagtataacaaagttttactgtacaatggtgacagtataacaaggttttactgtacaatgatgacagtataacaaggttttactgacaaatagtgacagtataacaaggttttactgtaaaatggtgacagtataataaggttttactgtacaatggtggcagtataacgaggttttactgtataatggtggcagtataacaaggttttactgtacaatggtggcagtataacaatgttttactgtaaatttatggcagtataacaaggttttactgacaaatagtgacagtataacaagattttactgtaaaatggtgacagtataacaaggttttactgtacaatggtgacagtataacaaggttttactgtacaatggtggcagtataacaaggttttactgtacaatggtgacagtataacaaggttttactgtagaatggtgacagtataacaaggttttactgtagaatggtggcagtataacaaggttttactgtataatggtggtagtataacaaggttttactgtataatggtgacagtataacaaggttttactgtacaatggtgacagtataacaaggtttactgtacaatggtggcagtataacaaggttttactgtaaaatggtggcagtataccaaggttttactgtataatggtgacagtataacaaggatttactgtacaatggtggcagtataacaaggttttactgtacaatggtggcagtataacaaggttaactgtataatggtggcagtataacaaggttttactgtacaatggtggcagtataacagggttttactgtacattggtgacagtataacaaggttttactgtagaatgGTGGcggtataacaaggttttactgtataatggtggcagtataacaaggttttactgtaaaatggtgacagtataacaaggttttactgtacaatgatgacagtataacaaggttttactgtataatgatggtagtataacaaggttttactgcgCAATAgggaattatatttttttctgtacaaTAGTGACATAATATTTTACTCTGCAATGGTGACATTTGAACAATGTAACAGCGATTTAGTTTTAAATAAGCAGAACGAAGTTTTTCTTAGAAATTGCAAAATCCAATGTGTGCCTCAATGAGAGGGAAACTATTACCTCGACTTATAATCATCACGGACATAATGATTAAAACTTATTTCAATAATACTTCTTGTAGTCTGTGACCCTTGGCTAGTACACGAAATGTCGAtgcaaatatttaaattttgcttTTATCTTAAAGGGATATCCCCCTCAAATTGCATTTTCCCCCGCTTTTTTGTGTACGTCTTAAGAACTCTTTCTCATGACGTTTAGAACTTTTGTAAGCTTTAATGAGTTATCTTGTCTGTGGTCAGTTCAGGCAAACCAAATTGATGGGAATGTCCTGCGCCAATATAATTAGACCGTCTAAATATAGCGCGTTCAGGAATCTGGACCTGGAGGTTCACTTATTGATAgattttattgtgtaaatacCCAAGTGTATACGTGTTACACTTACAATTTCTGCAAGGATCGCAATAATGTctacaaattaaatattaaaataatttatatgataaattaagTCGTACGATATTCATAAGAACATAATTAGATAATATTGTccaatcttaaaaaaaaaagataaattccTAATTTGTGTGAAATATCCCTTTAAAATAGACATATAAAATAGCATCAAAGATGAGATGAAAGTCTTAAAACAGTATCAGGCTAAACATGTAATAATGTTATGATTATGCAATAATGTATATCAGAACTAAAATTTTGATTGAGAAAAAATACTATTAACAATTTTATATGACACATTGGTATGAGTAAAACAACGAATGAACAGAAAGTTAATCATGAATATACACTGACTGTTGTCTGTGGTTTTGTCGACACAGCTAAGGTCATACGTAGACAATGTCCATAAGTTATGGGGAAGTAATTAGTGAGacaatttatagtgctatcatACTGAAATCGCATGTTCTAGACACGAACACATTATACTAATCAGTTCTTAACGATCACTACtttgaaataaaaactgaaaGTCAAGAAAAGTTTCGTAAGTACGAATTTTAACTTTAAGAGGTTTGTTTTGTCTTGATTAAGGGTCCGAATCAATTAATTCCCTCGTCTAGACAAAGTCAAATTTATAAAATCGAAAGCAAGTATTACTAAAAATTTAATCAGAAAAGAAACAAAGTTAGTAAAGCACAAGAGGAAGTGGTTAATCCAAAGTTTTTGattgatcaatattttttagTCAATTAATGTCTCGGTTAGAGGTACAACGATAGAAACCAGCAtccacattagtcgcctccttAGTAAAATCATGCATTTAATTTTCACATTCCCTTTGCAATAATTGTGTTCATTGcctttatatatcataattcaACGGCATGTGCTTCTTTAGATTTCAGCACTATCCAACACCTAATATTTCTACGTGAATTTTGGCAAAATGTATAACTCATACATTCTGCTACAACACATTTTATTAACAAAGTATCCTTTGGCCTGAAACAACCTCCATAAAACTGAATGATATCGCTTGAATTTGCATATAAGTATAACCGTTAACCTTTTAAAAATTACGAAATTGACACGATAACACGTCATATAACATGCTATTAACCAAACATCATAACATTTTATCAATTCGTTATTCAGAAGATGATCATATCATCATTAACCGATTGACCTTTGTGAACCTGAATTTGGGTCAAGGTTAGTACTATTGGCGCTGTGAATATTGCTGTTTTTGCTTAAAGATATAACAGATGTAATCCCAAAATCCTTTtaaagggtcaaggtcattcatttgaccAAACCTTATAACCTCTCATTTCAGCATACTGCAGGTATTATGTGATAGCATTTGCCTGTTTAGTTTTCAGATGAAGTAACTTTCAGGTTATGTCCTTGTGGTCCACCTGACATTGAAAATGGGTCAAGGACATTCACTTAACAAACTGAATGATTAGTCATCTCAGCGTCTTATAGGACAAATCATACCGTGCGCGTTGAAGAATACGACTATACAGTGCTTATGTGAAGGTTTTATGGCCAGGCCCAAGTGAACTGTTTTATTTTCGACATGTGTTGTTGTACATTCTATGCAAAGCAATATGGCTAATGTTAccaattgtttgtttgttttggggtttttttttcaatgcaAATAATGAATCAGATTGCAAGAATTTGCAGTAGCAAAGGACAAGCTATACAGTACAAGCACTTTAAGTAGGACTTTTCGTTTCTTAAGATTGAACAGATTTGAACCCAGCAACATTGAAAATGGGTCAAGGTTACATAGTACTAGTCCAATATCATGGCACTTAGGAATTTGATATTAGAGAAGAAgttttgtaaagaaaaaacTTAATTTCAGGTGGACCTACCAAGGACACCGTTCCACCGATAAGCTCATGATCACTTGTCGTTCGGACGTATGAGCTAAACTAACGACCGCTTTTAGGGGCCGCAGCGTTAAATGTTATGATGAAAAGTCTTTGATCTGGATCCAGCaggggaaaaaaaatcagtgaCCTTGACGTCATAATTGACCTTGCGTCATTGGCACCCTAACGTCACCAGCAACCTTGAAATCACGACACGTCAGGTGCAGAATTTATTTCCCCAGCAATGGGTGTGTCTGACAAACAGACAGCTGCCTCTGATGTCTTTTATTTCCCAGATAATCGGCAATATAAATAGCTGATGTGTCTTCTCCGACAAAAATCATCGGTCTGCAATGTTAAATGATGGCACAATAACATTGCTATGTCAATAACGctacagatattatataaccCAAATATTCATAAATGTCTTATTAGTATCCGTCGTTATAACGTTCCATCGTAATGCAAAGAACACGAAAAAGGCTTCAAACGTTCTGAGCGTCCCAGGTATACATTTACACTTCTTGGCGTATAGCAACACGCAATTGGTGGGAATTTTGTCGCATTCTTGTTTTAGCGGTTTAAACATagcgcaaaaaaaaaaacgtgctGTATTATAACAAGAATTATTCTGAAATAGAAGATCATATATACCTCTTTTTTAAAGAGATAATGGAGTATTTCATAAAGAAACGTATAAAGGTGTTTactgaaaaattatttaaattggTCTTGCTCTCGTCCTTGTGCTTTTTAAAGAGGCATTCCTTCGTATGAATAAAGCtaaggtcgtcaaaattaaactgaCTGAAAAATATGGACACTTTGTATTTCTTctaagtagtaaaagttataatctttacattatgagacagttttactctcaagataaaccaaagttctttgagtattaagtcctgaaaatcttaattcgacccgaagtatcactaattaccgcaaagatatacggtatttgtatacgatacgcccTTTTCCTGTCATTTCGTCGTTAACTTAGTTACAattaggcacaaacactcatataatcatcgttcggacgtagatttcatcaatacaaAACTATAAGATTGATGGCGTTTCTTTATATAATTGTTTCTGAAATAGAACACATCATGCATCATTTTCGTAGTGATGGTATTTTACTAGTTAACATATTACCCATACTACACTGTAATCAGTGGTAATCTAGTACACttttagtatatattacatcCATGTATATTTAGGTTAGCGACCTGTCAGTCAAACTTATGAGAATCAACGGATAGTTTGACGTACTACGACTTTTTAATTTGGGATCAGAAGGCTACCGATTATGTCAagattttacaattattttttccACAGTATTTCTAATGATTCACTTGATATCAAGCCAGTTTTAGAAAATGTTTAAGAGTGTTCGCAGTTGTAATAGTAGCATCCACTCTGGGTTTACAACATAAGCATGCGTATCGCtatatttatgtcattttgtgacgtcataattcattaaaaataacAGATACTTTTAGAGAGACGAATCTGTCCGAGTAAGAATTTATTATTACTGTTAGTTTAACCATGCACCATCATACGACATACCTTTgatatttctgttatatatcaTACTCCTCTGTGTTGTTTTGGAGAATTGTTTCATCAGTTTGAAATCGCATGAGTATGTTATAATCATGGCATTTTCTTAAAATCTTTTCATGACCTGATATCAGATTATCTAACGAATTTATCAACTTCCATATTACATTTACCATCCCTAATTTATCtatagtgtatataatatatatttatcaattgtacaaatgtatattacacCATTCAATAGATATTTATAAAGACTTTTagagtttgttttttttattatttatataacctTTTTCTATATGTCGCCCTCCATAAACCATAGTTTCACTCATTGCTTGTTCTAGACAATAAAATGGCAagatatttcatgaaaaataaGTATCCGTAAATTCTCAGATCAAataattacagaaatatatttacgtgaaaaaatattttcattgtgtATTTACGATTGCATTGGCAATGCCACTATTTTAGATATTCAGACTAAGGTGTAATTTacaatgtgtttgtttgttgtttccTTGCTTGGTTTATCGCCCTGCGAACAGCCAAGGTCACTTTTAGGCGGagtcttcttgtagtagttggtgattacctcactgaacaacataccggaggcccgtcgcatgtcACTAGGCCACTAAGCAATTAGGGTAAATTACCgcgcccaaggacacaaccacgacagcagAGACCAGCCCGTGTGTAATTTACAGGGCTATAAATGACATTCGTCGCGAGTCCTTTATAATGCAAAGTTGTCTGTACCATATAAATACTTATGCTGCCGGTAATGAGaagtttattttagttttattcgaatcaaaatatgaaaatttacCAAATGCATCAACAGATAAATtgaatatcaatacatgtaagtctattattgtattgttatagaatatatattctatatcaAGCTTATTGCGAAAGATAGCGTAATATGACATTTGCCAGAAAAGGTATGTCGTTCATTATGACTTTAAATACCAAAGTAACACAGTTCAATGATGAAATAACCAAAACAAACTCACTTGGTATTTAAGTGGATTGGCAAATGTTATTTTAAGTAAATTCAATATAACACGCATTATGTTTGCCTTTTTCCAGCTGGCAGTCATATTGTCTATGAATGTCAACAGGTCAGGTTGATCCGGTTTAGATAAACAAGATAATCGCCCGAGTAATTGCCGAAGGCAGACTTTTCCCCATAGTTTTATATCCACGTGTTAATAATTATCCTACTTATGTTATATATGCAGATGTTTTGAAGTTATTTTCGGGTTTTCTTATCGATTACATAATTTGTTTGAGATAAAGTCATCGGTTACTTTCACCTTGAAACATATTAGGAGTGTGCGATTTATCAGGCGGCAACACGAGAATGTGATTCGTAAAGTCAGCAATCGGGAGCTTGGGGTTATTTTCGtattatatttgatacaaatgtCGGTcttaatataaaataacataGATGGCCGATGTTCCAGACGAGCGCATACCTTCTGTGTCTTGTAGACTGGGACTGAATACATCCTAGGTATGCCTCTGTGATGTCGGTACATGCATACCAAAGTAATGAAAAATTGTAACGCACAGACCGCCTTCCGCAAAAACACAATGTCGACGGGAAGTCGGTGCTGTTGACATTGCATCAAATTGTGCAGAACATCAAATATGAGCAAATCTGATATTACTCATCATCGACAGAACCAGTTAAAAAGTCTGTAAACAAAACGCCACGTAGGTATACCAGACACCACTTCCTCCCGGCTCCAATGCCAAACAGGTTCAAATCTTCTGCATCGACATATAAAAAAGGAACGCTCTTTAAACTTTTCGTTGCGTTCATTCTTGGTACACCATCAGAATAACTAATTTACGGACAGCTGTTTATTTTCAACTTTCTTGTTTGACGTTCAAAACCTCGAAACATTTTAGTGTAGTTGGCAGGTATAAGGAGATAAACGGATTCTATTGCCGCTGATGAAGAGTTTCCGTGGATTGTGGCGCGCCTTAGTTTTAGCACAGCAGATTTAAACAGATTAACGCGCTGACAAATTGCCGTATTCAAAATTAGAAATTGAACCGCTGAAATAATAGTACAGCTTAATTAAAGCGATTACAGTAAGCAATACAAATGCAATATAGCACGGTAGGTAATTTTGTAATTTGCTCGTTTTTTGCTTAATTATATTTCTTATGGAATAAGTTTCTCAATTAGTTTAAGGTTACGAATGCATTAACATACAGAGCTTACACCATGTTGTTAATTTACTTTCTGGCCCCCcgacaaaatatcacaaatttaGCAATTAGCGCACcgtaaaaaaagaaataatagcATATTGTATGaacatcattacatgtacaagtgttacttGTACAGTTATCCAGTGAGTTATTATTAAAAAtcaaaagttttgttttataataaaaccattCCAGTCTTTTGATTTCGATCGATACATTTgttaacatgaaaaaatatcaacctcAGATTTTATCCTCGGTTTATTTTTTTCCAGGTTAATAATACCATGTATCGACCTTATCATAAGGctattattgtataatatatttgttgaaGCGATATAcattttctgttatatatatatatgactctTAACATATGTTATATTCATTAAACACCAACAGCGGAGAGAATGTATCGCGATGATTATTCTGACCGAGGaaaaattaagtttttattttttacagatCGAGTGGAGATAACAAGCGAGAAAACAGAATGTAACTCTAGTTAAATAttgatagaaaacaaaaaaaactttagaaaaagtACAcgaaaatatatgaatatatttctaTCAAGTTCTGCCAGCTTATCTAAGCAAGTCTGACAGctgtaaaataaaactatttGTAATGACAGGCGGGCTCATCGTccagatatatattatctacAGCAGTCCATCTCTCGGGCAGCATAGCCATGGGTGGCTGAGGAGAGAGACGTGGATCTTCTGTCAGGAGGCGGAACAAGTTTACTGCaaatgtctactgtctgtatctCTCAACAGGTTCTGAAAACTGACAGAAACATGTGGATAATATGACCATGGTTCATGCTGGGGTTGGAAATGATATGATCCTTTCTTCAAAATCAAAAGTTATCGTTTTGCATTGTTATCTGGGATTGGATTGGGGTGATGTAATGATTTGTGTATCATATTGGGGGAAGGATACTGTACGGAAAAATAGTACGGAAAGGTGGCCTGAATCATCTCTAACAATATGATGTAACAACCTCTCACACATGACAGATATCTCCTCCATACCATCCTTCCTAATTTCTGACCTCTCATCTCATTTTCGCCTTTTCTGTCATCTTACTGTTATATGACATTTCTCTGTTGTCATATGACACATATGACATGCTATCATTTATttgatgtcatatttcataACTCTGA
This region includes:
- the LOC117339471 gene encoding uncharacterized protein LOC117339471 codes for the protein MADAVRPDLPEGYLGAQGSFGELGLSVSSHCDPCITARENSLEITFKTTKAVKFTHQLINCATEKENNEYVFTHTKNNNVVFVIQLPEMGYYKLQLFALPVADVSKSLPNVFNYLIHCTRAMQPVYPYPKQYAQWKEGCFLTKPLILHTDAKLTNIAWSVDVPHAKGVAVVADGEWYHFENRGGPVWEATFSLDQLRGKNAKITLNANLSDDETKYCTLLEYKL